One window from the genome of Jiangella alba encodes:
- a CDS encoding metallophosphoesterase family protein has product MVASVAVLSDVHGALPALEAVLAEPDVRSAERIVLTGDIAAGPLPVETLDRVVAEGERVVWVRGNADRELVAVARGGTSRIDVSDWAGKQLRADQVELLANLPHPVTLDVGGFGPVLFCHGTPRDDDEVVLVDSSLARWAEVLSTVPGDVRTVVCGHTHMPFQRLVDRRLVVNPGSVGMPYGRPGPHWALLHDGVVSLRRTAIDPDALGDAVVAASGYPDRATWADEYARTVHSDAEALTVFAPRAGHEVTRR; this is encoded by the coding sequence ATGGTCGCCTCCGTCGCTGTCCTGTCCGACGTCCACGGCGCGCTCCCTGCGCTCGAGGCGGTGCTGGCCGAGCCGGACGTGCGGTCGGCCGAGCGCATCGTGCTGACCGGCGACATCGCGGCCGGGCCGCTGCCCGTCGAGACGCTGGACCGGGTGGTCGCCGAGGGCGAGCGGGTGGTGTGGGTGCGCGGCAACGCCGACCGCGAGCTGGTCGCCGTCGCGCGCGGCGGGACGTCCAGGATCGACGTCTCCGACTGGGCCGGTAAGCAGCTGCGCGCCGACCAGGTCGAGCTGCTGGCGAACCTGCCGCACCCGGTGACGCTGGACGTCGGCGGGTTCGGGCCGGTGCTGTTCTGCCACGGCACGCCCCGCGACGACGACGAGGTCGTGCTGGTCGACAGCTCGCTCGCCCGCTGGGCGGAGGTGCTCTCGACGGTGCCCGGCGACGTGCGCACGGTCGTCTGCGGCCACACCCACATGCCGTTCCAGCGCCTGGTCGACCGCCGCCTGGTGGTGAACCCGGGCAGCGTCGGCATGCCCTACGGCCGGCCCGGGCCGCACTGGGCACTGCTGCACGACGGCGTGGTGTCGTTGCGGCGCACCGCGATCGACCCGGACGCGCTGGGCGACGCGGTCGTGGCGGCGAGCGGGTATCCGGACCGGGCCACGTGGGCGGACGAGTACGCGCGTACCGTCCACTCCGACGCCGAGGCGCTGACGGTGTTCGCACCGCGGGCCGGACACGAGGTGACCCGGCGGTAG
- the gcvT gene encoding glycine cleavage system aminomethyltransferase GcvT has protein sequence MAVTTDDLARTSLYDRHVALGAKFAEFGGWSMPLQYTGIVDEHTAVRERAGLFDVSHLGKASVTGPGARAFVDSCLTNALEKIGPGEAQYTLCCDESGGVVDDLIVYLRADDDLLLVPNAANNAEVVRRLAAAAPAGVEVRDRHRDFAVLAVQGPNSDEVLDALGLPTGHAYMSFAEATHDGVALVVCRTGYTGERGYELLVPWDDAGRVWDALLAAGSGFGIAPAGLGARDTLRTEMGYPLHGQDLSLDISPVQARAGWAVGWSKPAFWGRDALLAEKAAGPARRLRGLKARGRGIPRPGMTVSVDGEPAGTVTSGTFSPTLKQGIGLALLPPGVADGADVQVDVRGRAETFEVVKPPFVQPSTKTG, from the coding sequence GTGGCCGTGACGACCGACGACCTCGCCAGGACCTCCCTGTACGACCGCCACGTGGCGCTGGGCGCCAAGTTCGCCGAGTTCGGCGGCTGGTCGATGCCGCTGCAGTACACCGGCATCGTCGACGAGCACACGGCCGTCCGCGAGCGGGCCGGCCTGTTCGACGTCAGCCACCTCGGCAAGGCGTCGGTCACCGGGCCGGGCGCGCGGGCGTTCGTCGACTCGTGCCTGACGAACGCGCTGGAGAAGATCGGGCCGGGGGAGGCGCAGTACACGCTGTGCTGCGACGAGTCCGGCGGCGTGGTCGACGACCTCATCGTGTACCTGCGCGCCGACGACGACCTGCTGCTGGTGCCCAACGCCGCCAACAACGCCGAGGTGGTCCGCCGGCTCGCGGCCGCCGCGCCCGCCGGCGTCGAGGTGCGCGACCGGCACCGCGACTTCGCCGTCCTCGCCGTCCAGGGCCCGAACAGCGACGAGGTGCTCGACGCGCTCGGGCTGCCGACCGGCCACGCGTACATGTCGTTCGCCGAGGCCACCCACGACGGCGTCGCCTTGGTCGTGTGCCGCACCGGCTACACCGGCGAGCGCGGCTACGAGCTGCTGGTCCCGTGGGACGACGCCGGGCGGGTGTGGGACGCGCTGCTGGCGGCCGGTTCCGGGTTCGGCATCGCGCCGGCCGGGCTGGGCGCCCGCGACACCCTGCGCACCGAGATGGGCTACCCGCTGCACGGCCAGGACCTCTCGCTGGACATCTCGCCGGTGCAGGCGCGGGCCGGCTGGGCGGTCGGCTGGTCCAAGCCGGCCTTCTGGGGCCGCGACGCGCTGCTGGCCGAGAAGGCGGCCGGGCCGGCCCGCCGCCTGCGCGGCCTCAAGGCACGCGGCCGCGGCATCCCGCGTCCGGGCATGACGGTGTCCGTCGACGGCGAGCCGGCCGGCACGGTGACGTCCGGGACGTTCTCGCCGACGCTGAAGCAGGGCATCGGGCTGGCGCTGCTGCCGCCCGGCGTCGCCGACGGCGCCGACGTCCAGGTCGACGTCCGCGGCCGGGCCGAGACGTTCGAGGTGGTCAAGCCGCCGTTCGTGCAGCCGTCGACGAAGACGGGCTGA
- a CDS encoding MFS transporter gives MGSSAPARRERLLSDPDVFRYVAARIVSLTGSAVTFIAMPVLIYGITGSATWTSLVIVAEAVPYLVFGLWAGALADHADRRRMMVGADLMAAIALATVPVAFWFDSLTAVHVLVAAFVVRTIYVFFDAANQGALPTLVGRERLPAANALVAGGSTVAETVVPTLAGALIVVISPASIIAIDVLTFVASALLIRGIVRPLTGARPAQSTLRLSAVAEGTRFILRHEIIRVMIVIGVLVAFSAGSLMAILVVWADRTLGVQEGDWRLGMLFGAWGIGAVVGSILMPRLMRAFGGARAALIVLPFAAASGVTVALAETWLTGALAIAGWSLMYLVIATISVTLRQQVTPERLMSRVMTAGRMATFGVGYPLGAVAAGALAGVFDTDEAVLVCQLSLVLAAIIAWLSPLRSAPKRLDVAEG, from the coding sequence GTGGGTAGTTCAGCGCCCGCAAGGCGCGAGCGTCTGCTCAGCGACCCGGACGTCTTCCGGTACGTGGCGGCGCGCATCGTTTCATTGACCGGCTCGGCAGTCACCTTCATCGCCATGCCGGTCCTCATCTACGGCATCACCGGGTCGGCCACGTGGACGTCGCTGGTGATCGTCGCCGAGGCGGTGCCGTACCTGGTGTTCGGCCTGTGGGCGGGCGCGCTGGCCGACCACGCCGACCGGCGCCGGATGATGGTCGGCGCCGACCTCATGGCGGCGATCGCGCTGGCCACGGTGCCGGTCGCGTTCTGGTTCGACTCCCTCACCGCGGTCCACGTGCTGGTGGCCGCGTTCGTCGTCCGCACCATCTACGTGTTCTTCGACGCCGCCAACCAGGGGGCGCTGCCCACGCTCGTCGGGCGAGAACGGCTGCCCGCGGCGAACGCGCTGGTGGCGGGCGGCAGTACGGTCGCCGAGACGGTGGTGCCGACGCTCGCCGGCGCGCTCATCGTGGTCATCTCGCCCGCGTCGATCATCGCCATCGACGTGCTGACGTTCGTCGCGTCGGCGCTGCTGATCCGCGGCATCGTCCGGCCGCTGACCGGCGCGCGGCCGGCCCAGAGCACGCTGCGGCTGTCCGCCGTCGCCGAGGGCACCCGGTTCATCCTGCGGCACGAGATCATCCGGGTGATGATCGTCATCGGCGTGCTGGTGGCGTTCAGCGCCGGGTCGCTGATGGCCATCCTCGTCGTCTGGGCCGACCGCACCCTCGGCGTCCAGGAGGGCGACTGGCGGCTCGGCATGCTGTTCGGCGCCTGGGGCATCGGCGCCGTCGTCGGCAGCATCCTCATGCCCCGGCTGATGCGCGCCTTCGGCGGGGCGCGGGCGGCGCTGATCGTGCTGCCGTTCGCGGCCGCCTCCGGCGTCACCGTCGCGCTCGCGGAGACCTGGCTGACCGGCGCGCTGGCGATCGCCGGGTGGTCGCTGATGTACCTCGTCATCGCGACGATCTCGGTGACGCTGCGCCAGCAGGTGACGCCGGAGCGGCTGATGAGCCGCGTCATGACGGCCGGGCGCATGGCCACCTTCGGCGTCGGCTACCCGCTGGGCGCGGTCGCGGCCGGCGCGCTGGCCGGCGTCTTCGACACCGACGAGGCGGTGCTGGTCTGCCAGCTGTCGCTGGTGCTCGCGGCGATCATCGCCTGGCTGTCGCCGCTGCGATCCGCGCCGAAGCGGCTCGACGTCGCCGAGGGCTGA
- a CDS encoding aldo/keto reductase family protein: MEFRTLGRSGLKISEIAYGNWITHGSQVQDDTAVACVRAALDAGITTFDTADVYAAGRAEEVLGRALAGLRRESLEIFTKVFWPAGHDGPNDRGLSRKHILESVDNSLRRLGVDYIDLYQAHRWDAATPLEETMEAFADVVRSGKALYIGVSEWTADQLRQGHALARELRIPFISNQPEYSMLWRVIESEVIPAAEDVGVSQIVFSPIAQGVLTGKYRPGQAPPDGSRGALTSGGSDIGRRLLTDDILGRVQQLQPLAEQAGLSLAQLAVAWVLQNPNVAAAIVGASRPEQVTENVAASGVTLEADLLKAIDDVLGDAVVTDAAETAKRSPRY, from the coding sequence ATGGAATTTCGCACCCTCGGCCGATCCGGCCTCAAGATCAGTGAGATCGCGTACGGCAACTGGATCACCCACGGCTCCCAGGTGCAGGACGACACCGCCGTCGCCTGCGTGCGTGCGGCCCTCGACGCCGGCATCACCACGTTCGACACCGCCGACGTCTACGCGGCCGGCCGCGCCGAGGAGGTCCTCGGGCGGGCGCTCGCGGGCCTTCGGCGCGAGTCGCTGGAGATCTTCACCAAGGTGTTCTGGCCCGCCGGGCACGACGGCCCCAACGACCGCGGGCTGTCGCGCAAGCACATCCTCGAGTCCGTCGACAACTCACTGCGCCGCCTCGGCGTCGACTACATCGACCTCTACCAGGCGCATCGGTGGGACGCCGCCACACCGCTGGAGGAGACGATGGAGGCCTTCGCCGACGTCGTCCGGTCCGGCAAGGCGCTCTACATCGGCGTCTCGGAGTGGACCGCCGACCAGCTCAGGCAGGGCCACGCGCTGGCCCGCGAGCTGCGCATCCCGTTCATCTCGAACCAGCCCGAGTACTCCATGCTGTGGCGCGTCATCGAGTCCGAGGTCATCCCGGCCGCCGAGGACGTCGGCGTCTCCCAGATCGTCTTCTCCCCCATCGCCCAGGGTGTGCTGACCGGCAAGTACCGGCCCGGCCAGGCGCCGCCGGACGGCTCGCGCGGCGCGCTCACCAGCGGTGGCTCCGACATCGGGCGGCGCCTGCTGACCGACGACATCCTCGGCCGGGTGCAGCAGTTGCAGCCGCTGGCCGAGCAGGCCGGGCTCTCGCTGGCCCAGCTGGCGGTCGCGTGGGTACTGCAGAACCCGAACGTCGCGGCCGCCATCGTCGGCGCGTCGCGGCCGGAGCAGGTCACCGAGAACGTCGCCGCCAGCGGCGTCACGCTGGAGGCCGATCTTCTGAAGGCCATCGACGACGTCCTCGGCGACGCCGTCGTCACCGACGCGGCCGAGACCGCCAAGAGGTCGCCGAGGTACTAG
- a CDS encoding GNAT family N-acetyltransferase, whose translation MSTAPTADRDDTGLFIRALRYSDPVVRALESELQLEYAERYGDPDEGPILPEQFTPPEGLFLVGFVGNEPVATGGFRKHDDGVAEIKRMYVAHEHRGGGHARRLLAELEAQAVRAGYHRVVLETGLKQPEAMSLYQSSGYTDTEPYGYYSEAEFSRFFTKDLDLASGD comes from the coding sequence GTGAGCACGGCGCCCACGGCCGACCGTGACGACACCGGCCTCTTCATCCGCGCGCTGCGCTACTCCGACCCCGTCGTGCGGGCACTGGAGAGTGAGCTGCAGCTGGAGTACGCCGAGCGCTACGGCGACCCCGACGAGGGTCCCATCCTCCCCGAGCAGTTCACCCCGCCCGAGGGCCTGTTCCTCGTCGGCTTCGTCGGCAACGAGCCGGTCGCCACCGGCGGCTTCCGCAAGCACGACGACGGCGTTGCCGAGATCAAGCGCATGTACGTGGCGCACGAGCACCGCGGCGGCGGCCACGCGCGGCGGCTGTTGGCCGAGCTGGAGGCGCAGGCCGTCCGGGCCGGTTACCACCGCGTCGTCCTCGAGACCGGGCTCAAGCAGCCCGAGGCGATGTCGCTCTACCAGTCCAGCGGGTACACCGACACCGAGCCGTACGGCTACTACAGCGAGGCCGAGTTCAGCCGCTTCTTCACCAAGGACCTGGACCTCGCCTCCGGCGACTGA
- a CDS encoding DUF3043 domain-containing protein produces MFRRRTSPETADVPVEADADDAARTSGKGRPTPKRSEAEKARKQRVRPALNRREAMRRDRERMRADRAKTRQAMNTGDEKHYLARDQGEVRRFVRNYVDSRRTVAEFFLPLILVILLTSLIGIPVVQFASTIIWLGVMVLLIVDLTILGMRVKREVRKRFPDDPGKGHVLYAVTRATQLRRLRLPKPQVKPGTLV; encoded by the coding sequence GTGTTCCGTCGCCGAACTTCTCCCGAGACCGCCGACGTCCCCGTCGAAGCCGACGCCGACGACGCCGCCCGCACGTCCGGAAAGGGCCGTCCGACGCCCAAGCGTTCGGAGGCCGAGAAGGCCCGCAAGCAGCGGGTCCGGCCCGCGCTGAACCGGCGCGAGGCCATGCGCCGCGACCGCGAGCGCATGCGTGCCGACCGCGCCAAGACGCGCCAGGCCATGAACACCGGCGACGAGAAGCACTACCTCGCGCGCGACCAGGGTGAGGTGCGGCGGTTCGTCCGCAACTACGTCGATTCCCGGCGCACGGTGGCCGAGTTCTTCCTGCCGCTCATCCTGGTCATCCTGCTGACCAGCCTCATCGGCATCCCGGTCGTCCAGTTCGCGTCCACCATCATCTGGCTCGGCGTCATGGTGCTGCTCATCGTCGACTTGACGATTCTCGGCATGCGGGTGAAGCGTGAGGTGCGCAAGCGCTTCCCCGACGACCCCGGGAAGGGACACGTGCTCTACGCCGTCACCCGCGCCACCCAGCTCCGCCGGCTCCGGCTGCCCAAGCCCCAGGTCAAGCCCGGGACGCTCGTGTGA
- a CDS encoding PspA/IM30 family protein, producing the protein MGILQRMSMIFRAKAEKALDRAEDPRETLDYSYKKQLELLQKVRRGVADVATSRKRIEVQMTQLQGQSSKLQEQAQKALSLGREDLAREALTRRSGLQNQINDLEAQHQSLQGEEEKLTLAAQRLQAKVESFRTKKETIKASYTAAEAQTRIGEAFSGISEEMSDVGLAVQRAEDKTANMQARAGAIDELLASGALDDPTGTSKDDISLELDRLASTSDVELELSRMKQELTGGAEPPKQLEGNGAAPAADAAEPQRQREEGQL; encoded by the coding sequence ATGGGGATCCTCCAGCGAATGTCCATGATCTTCCGGGCGAAAGCCGAGAAGGCGCTCGACCGCGCCGAGGACCCCCGGGAGACGCTCGATTACTCGTACAAGAAGCAGCTCGAACTGCTTCAGAAGGTGCGCCGCGGCGTCGCCGACGTCGCCACCAGCCGCAAGCGCATCGAGGTCCAGATGACGCAGCTGCAGGGGCAGTCGAGCAAGCTGCAGGAGCAGGCGCAGAAGGCGCTGTCGCTCGGCCGCGAGGACCTCGCCCGCGAGGCGCTGACCCGCCGGTCCGGTCTGCAGAACCAGATCAACGACCTCGAGGCGCAGCACCAGTCGCTGCAGGGCGAGGAAGAGAAGCTGACGCTCGCCGCGCAGCGGCTTCAGGCGAAGGTCGAGTCCTTCCGCACGAAGAAGGAGACCATCAAGGCCAGCTACACCGCGGCCGAGGCACAGACGCGCATCGGCGAGGCCTTCAGCGGCATCTCCGAGGAGATGAGCGACGTCGGCCTGGCCGTGCAGCGTGCCGAGGACAAGACGGCGAACATGCAGGCGCGGGCCGGCGCCATCGACGAGCTGCTGGCGTCGGGTGCGCTCGACGACCCCACCGGCACGTCGAAGGACGACATCTCGCTCGAGCTCGACCGGCTGGCCTCCACCAGCGACGTCGAGCTGGAGCTGTCGCGGATGAAGCAGGAGCTCACCGGTGGCGCCGAGCCGCCGAAGCAGCTCGAGGGCAACGGCGCGGCTCCGGCCGCCGACGCCGCCGAGCCGCAGCGGCAGCGCGAGGAGGGCCAGCTGTGA
- the pspAA gene encoding PspA-associated protein PspAA, which yields MIIRIMGEGQFEVDETHLDELNRLDDALGESIDGGDDDAFRAALKALLDEVRRAGTAVADDALVDSDLVLPYDEAHIDEVRELLTDEGLVPSEPPAK from the coding sequence GTGATCATCCGCATCATGGGTGAGGGCCAGTTCGAGGTCGACGAGACCCACCTCGACGAGCTCAACCGGCTCGACGACGCGCTGGGCGAGTCCATCGACGGCGGCGACGACGACGCGTTCCGCGCGGCGTTGAAGGCGCTGCTCGACGAGGTCCGCCGGGCGGGCACCGCGGTCGCCGACGACGCCCTGGTCGACAGCGACCTCGTGCTCCCGTACGACGAGGCGCACATCGACGAGGTGCGCGAGCTGCTCACCGACGAGGGCCTGGTCCCGTCGGAGCCGCCGGCCAAGTGA
- the htpX gene encoding zinc metalloprotease HtpX yields MARSRFAPDRGLSARMGLTMVVLALLYVVLIGAISYGTSSIWLGVIIGLGVFWGQWYFSDKLALAGMGAREVTPQEAPELHAMIDRLCALADMPKPKVAIADTDIPNAFAAGRSPERAVVAVTTGLQRRLDERELEAVLSHELSHVAHRDVLVMTIASVVGVLAGFMTRMLLWSGLSRNNNNNNAAIMVLVVTVVAAVVYGVSFLLTRLLSRYRELAADRAGAILTGQPSALASALTKISGDMARIPKKDLRAAEPYNAFFFVPALTGKLDIASLFASHPPLDKRLDQLSRISVELGRE; encoded by the coding sequence TTGGCCCGCTCGAGGTTCGCCCCGGACCGCGGTCTGTCGGCCCGGATGGGCCTGACGATGGTGGTCCTGGCTCTGCTCTACGTGGTGCTCATCGGCGCCATCTCCTATGGCACCAGCAGCATCTGGCTGGGTGTCATCATCGGCCTCGGTGTGTTCTGGGGCCAGTGGTACTTCTCCGACAAGCTGGCGCTGGCCGGCATGGGCGCGCGTGAGGTCACGCCGCAGGAGGCGCCCGAGCTGCACGCCATGATCGACCGGCTGTGCGCGTTGGCCGACATGCCCAAGCCGAAGGTCGCCATCGCCGACACCGACATCCCCAACGCGTTCGCCGCGGGCCGTAGCCCCGAGCGTGCCGTCGTCGCCGTCACCACCGGGCTGCAGCGCCGCCTCGACGAGCGCGAGCTCGAGGCGGTCCTCTCGCACGAGCTGTCGCACGTGGCCCACCGCGACGTCCTGGTCATGACCATCGCGTCGGTGGTGGGCGTGCTGGCCGGGTTCATGACGCGCATGCTGCTGTGGTCCGGGCTGAGCCGGAACAATAACAACAACAACGCCGCCATCATGGTGCTCGTCGTCACGGTCGTCGCGGCCGTGGTCTACGGCGTCAGCTTCCTGCTCACCCGGCTGCTCTCGCGCTACCGCGAGCTGGCCGCCGACCGCGCCGGCGCCATCCTCACCGGCCAGCCGTCGGCGCTGGCCAGCGCGCTGACCAAGATCTCCGGCGACATGGCCCGCATCCCGAAGAAGGACCTCCGCGCGGCCGAGCCGTACAACGCGTTCTTCTTCGTCCCGGCGCTGACCGGCAAGCTCGACATCGCCTCGCTCTTCGCCTCGCACCCGCCGCTGGACAAGCGGCTCGATCAGCTCAGCCGCATCTCCGTCGAGCTGGGCCGGGAGTAA
- the pspAB gene encoding PspA-associated protein PspAB: protein MGLLDAIFGRTKQVQPNLDALFALPTAALTLEATAQLPPTGVGAVCFRQVEGGPFARLKAEVTTLLGGAEPEEVHDDYGYTWLVVKRQPSQMSELCTDLHAVNSTLEEAGFGPSLLCTTIGLRADDGRRCALVYLYKRGTFYPFAPVDVQRQDRDNALELQVRALVGGDLPIEPDVSRWFPVWGAPGV, encoded by the coding sequence GTGGGTCTTCTGGACGCCATTTTCGGTCGGACCAAGCAGGTGCAGCCGAACCTCGACGCCCTGTTCGCGCTGCCCACGGCGGCGCTGACGCTGGAGGCGACGGCGCAGCTGCCGCCCACCGGCGTCGGCGCGGTGTGCTTCCGGCAGGTCGAGGGCGGCCCGTTCGCCCGGCTGAAGGCCGAGGTCACCACCCTGCTCGGCGGCGCCGAGCCGGAAGAGGTGCACGACGACTACGGCTACACCTGGCTGGTGGTCAAGCGCCAGCCGTCGCAGATGTCCGAGCTGTGCACCGACCTCCACGCGGTGAACTCCACCCTCGAGGAGGCCGGCTTCGGCCCGTCGCTGCTGTGCACCACCATCGGCCTGCGCGCCGACGACGGCCGCCGGTGCGCGCTGGTCTACCTCTACAAGCGCGGCACGTTCTACCCGTTCGCGCCGGTCGACGTGCAGCGGCAGGACCGCGACAACGCGCTCGAGCTGCAGGTGCGTGCCCTCGTCGGCGGCGACCTCCCGATCGAGCCCGACGTCAGCCGCTGGTTCCCGGTCTGGGGCGCCCCCGGCGTCTGA
- a CDS encoding DUF899 family protein translates to MTTPATARPGHPPVVDLATWQAARDELLVREKAHTREGDAIAAARRRLPMVEFDGRTEVVGPHGPVPFLDLFQGRDELVVYKHMWWDGAPHQGQCEGCTYAAWNLRDAVYLNARGVSLAIVTTGRWNEVAAFVEFMGYTQPWYSVRDVAEPIGGPMGYFTCFLRDGDRTFLTYSTTGRGTETANGTFGLLDLTPYGRGEAWEEHPAGRPEGHHACWYWRSDADGAAGWGPDSRPVPQWTRPGATPEQTLGRRGQHH, encoded by the coding sequence ATGACCACGCCGGCCACCGCACGACCCGGCCACCCGCCCGTCGTCGACCTCGCCACCTGGCAGGCCGCCCGCGACGAGCTGCTGGTGCGGGAGAAGGCGCACACCCGCGAGGGCGACGCCATCGCCGCGGCCCGCCGCCGGCTGCCGATGGTGGAGTTCGACGGCCGGACCGAGGTCGTCGGCCCCCATGGCCCGGTGCCGTTCCTGGACCTGTTCCAAGGCCGCGACGAGCTCGTGGTCTACAAGCACATGTGGTGGGACGGCGCGCCGCACCAGGGGCAGTGCGAAGGCTGCACCTACGCGGCCTGGAACCTGAGGGACGCGGTCTACCTCAACGCCCGCGGCGTCTCGCTCGCCATCGTGACCACGGGCCGGTGGAACGAGGTGGCCGCGTTCGTCGAGTTCATGGGCTACACCCAGCCGTGGTACTCGGTGCGCGACGTCGCCGAGCCGATCGGCGGCCCGATGGGGTACTTCACGTGCTTCCTGCGCGACGGCGACCGCACGTTCCTCACCTACTCCACCACCGGTCGCGGCACCGAGACGGCGAACGGGACGTTCGGCCTGCTCGACCTCACGCCCTACGGCCGCGGCGAGGCGTGGGAGGAGCACCCCGCCGGACGGCCCGAGGGGCATCACGCGTGCTGGTACTGGCGCTCGGACGCCGACGGCGCCGCGGGCTGGGGCCCGGACAGCCGGCCCGTGCCGCAGTGGACCCGGCCCGGCGCGACGCCCGAGCAGACCCTCGGCCGCCGCGGGCAGCACCACTGA
- the nadA gene encoding quinolinate synthase NadA, which produces MTVTQTPSTPVPLLLLGRGADPQSERGVECPGDLPAASDPGLVERARAAKATLGDRVFVLGHHYQRDEVIQFADVTGDSFKLARDAAARPEAEFIVFCGVHFMAESADILTGAGQQVVLPDLAAGCSMADMARILQVEDAWARLAEAGVADVTVPVTYMNSSADIKSFCGRNGGAVCTSSNARQALEWAFEQGQKVLFLPDQHLGRNTAVLQLGLSLDDCVVVDPHKPGFGVTDEELRAAKMLLWKGHCSVHGRFTAESVADVRARIPGVNVLVHPECQHEVVVGADHVGSTEYIIKTIAAAPAGSAWAVGTELNLVKRLADEHPDKTVVFLEKTVCFCATMNRIDLPHLVWALESLVEGRVVNRIEVDGDTAHWARVALDRMLALPGSGAVKD; this is translated from the coding sequence GTGACCGTCACTCAGACTCCGTCGACACCCGTACCGCTGCTCCTGCTGGGGCGCGGCGCCGACCCACAGAGCGAACGCGGCGTGGAGTGTCCCGGCGACCTCCCCGCCGCCAGCGACCCCGGCCTCGTCGAGCGAGCCCGGGCCGCGAAGGCCACGCTGGGCGACCGCGTCTTCGTGCTCGGGCACCACTACCAGCGCGACGAGGTCATCCAGTTCGCCGACGTCACCGGCGACTCCTTCAAGCTGGCCCGCGACGCCGCCGCCCGCCCCGAGGCCGAGTTCATCGTCTTCTGCGGCGTGCACTTCATGGCCGAGTCGGCCGACATCCTGACCGGCGCCGGCCAGCAGGTCGTCCTGCCCGACCTCGCGGCGGGCTGCTCCATGGCCGACATGGCCCGCATCCTGCAGGTCGAGGACGCGTGGGCGCGGCTGGCCGAGGCCGGCGTGGCCGACGTCACCGTCCCGGTCACGTACATGAACTCGTCGGCCGACATCAAGTCGTTCTGCGGCCGCAACGGCGGCGCCGTCTGCACGTCCAGCAACGCCAGGCAGGCCCTGGAGTGGGCGTTCGAGCAGGGCCAGAAGGTGCTCTTCCTGCCCGACCAGCACCTGGGCCGCAACACCGCCGTCCTGCAGCTGGGCCTGTCGCTGGACGACTGCGTGGTCGTCGACCCGCACAAGCCCGGCTTCGGCGTCACCGACGAGGAACTGCGCGCGGCGAAGATGCTGCTCTGGAAGGGGCACTGCTCGGTGCACGGCCGCTTCACCGCCGAGTCGGTGGCCGACGTCCGCGCCCGCATCCCCGGCGTCAACGTGCTGGTGCACCCCGAGTGCCAGCACGAGGTCGTCGTCGGCGCCGACCACGTCGGGTCGACGGAGTACATCATCAAGACCATCGCGGCCGCGCCGGCCGGTTCGGCGTGGGCCGTCGGCACCGAGCTGAACCTCGTCAAGCGGCTGGCCGACGAGCACCCCGACAAGACGGTGGTGTTCCTGGAGAAGACGGTCTGCTTCTGCGCCACCATGAACCGCATCGACCTCCCGCACCTGGTGTGGGCACTCGAGAGCCTGGTCGAGGGCCGCGTCGTCAACCGCATCGAGGTCGACGGCGACACCGCCCACTGGGCGCGGGTGGCGCTGGACCGCATGCTCGCCCTCCCCGGCAGCGGCGCCGTCAAGGATTAG